AAGTCATCCAAAAGAGTAACATTTCCTTGCACCCACTGTTGATAAGGGTGTTGTTTAGAATAATGCTCTTTAACCTCATCATTCTTTAATACCAAGTTTTTTTTGGTATCAATTAACATCATATTGCCGGGACCAAGGACCCCTTTTTCAACAACCTGACTAGGTGCTATATCAACGACACCCGATTCGCTAGAGCAAATTAAAAAATTATCTTTGGTGCGAGAATAGCGGCTAGGACGAAGACCATTACGATCCAAACGAGCCCCAACCATCTCACCATCAGTGAAAACGAGAGCGGCTGGGCCATCCCAAGGAGCGACAAAACTGGAAGCATATTCATAAAAGGCTGTTAATTCTTTAGAAAGTCCTGCATCTTTCCCCCAAGCTTCAGGTACCATCATCAATAAGCTTTGCGGAATATCACGACCATGACGATAGAGATATTCTAGACAGTTTTCTAATTTAGCAGAGTCTGAATTTTCTTCATTGTAGACTTCAATTTGATGACTATGCATCCAATTTTCAGCACCACGAAGCGTGTTGATTTCTCCATTATGCGCTAAGAAGCGGAAAGGCTGAGCACGATCCCAAGATGGGAAAGTATTTGTTGAAAAGCGAGAATGTGTTAAAGCAATGTGTGATTTGAACATTTCATCTGACAAGTCAGGATAAAACAGACGAACCTGAAAAGCATGCAGCATTCCCTTATAAACAATCGTCTTGCTTGATAAGGAACAAATAAAAAGTTCATCTGCAGCAAACGTTTTTTCCAACTTGCGGCGCAGACGGAAAAGACTATCTTCAAAAGCACACCCACTATTTGTTTCAGTAGGTTTTTCAATAAAAAGCTGCACAAAACTTGGCATGATTTCCTGAGCAGCTGGACCACAGTTGTCATAATTGAAAGGAACATCACGCGACAGCAATACATGAAAGCCTAATCTTTTGATTTCACTAATCAAACTATCTTCTAAAATTGTTTTTGCTACTTTATCTTGAGGAAGAAACAATTGGGCAACAGCATAATCTCCCAATGGTGGTAAATCAATCTCTTCTTCTTTAGCCTTCAATCTAAAGAACTCATCTGGCATGGCCAACAACATACCAGCACCATCTCCTGTATCAGGCTCTGCACCTGTACCTCCACGGTGGTTCATTCTCTCTAACATCGTTAAGGCATAATCCACTAACTGATGACTGGCAATACCATCAATTTGAGCAACAAAGCCCATCCCACAGGCATCTGTCTCAAAAGATGGATCCCACAAAGTCGTCTGCTTAGCTTTTTTAATAACCTCTCTCATACACTTCTCCTAACCAAATGTCATTATTGCTAAATTTTCGAATAAACGCCTAAATTATATCATATATTAATGAAGAAAAACAGATTTCCTCAAAAAATTCTGAAAATTCAATTATTAGATTGATTAAAAAAACAGCCAGCTATCGGCTGTTTTTTAACCTTAATAAAGATCCAAATAGTTGTCAACTTCCCATTGCGATACAAAAGCAGCATAGCTTGACCATTCAATACGTTTTGCCTCAAGAAAACTTGTATAAATATGGTTGCCTAAGGCTGCTTTAACCACTTCATCTTCTTGTAATGCTTTCAGAGCATTATGAAGAGTTGATGGAAGATCTGCAATACCTGCTTCTTTGCGTTCTTCAACAGTCATAACATAAATATTTGATTCTACAGGTGCTGGTGCTTCAATTTTATTTTCAATGCCATCAAGACCAGATTCTAAAAGAACAGCCAAAGCTAAATAAGGGTTAGCTGTAGGATCAACCGAACGCAACTCCAGACGTGTACTAACACCACGTGAAGCTGGAACACGAATCAACGGTGAACGATTGCGTCCCGCCCAAGCAATATAGACTGGAGCTTCATAACCAGGAACCAAACGTTTATATGAATTAACAGTTGGATTCATGATAGCAGTATAGCTATAAGCATGTTTTACCAAACCACCTAAGAATTGATAAGCAACTTCAGATAACTGCATCCCTTTAGGATCTTGTGGATCAAAGAAAGCGTTCTTACCATCACTGCCAAACAGAGACATATTACAGTGCATCCCTGAGCCATTAATACCAAATTTAGGTTTGGCCATAAAGGTTGCATACAAACCATGTTTACGGGCAATCGTTTTAACAACTAATTTGAAAAGTTGGATTTTATCACAGGCAGTTAAAACATCTGCATATTTAAAATCAATTTCATGTTGACCAATAGCCACTTCATGATGACTTGCTTCAACTTCAAATCCCATTTTTGTTAAGACATTGACAATCTCACGACGGGTATTATCAGCAAGGTCAGTTGGTGCTAAATCAAAGTAACCACCTTTATCATTTACTTCTGTTGTCGGATTACCAAATTCATCCATTTTGAAAAGGAAAAACTCAGGTTCTGGACCGAGGTTAAACGATTTATAACCTAGACTTTCCATATGACGCAGTGCTTTTTTCAAGTTACCACGTGGGTCACCGGCAAATGGTTCTCCTTCTGCTGTATAAATATCACAAATTAATCCAGCAACGGCTCCGTTTTCATCTCCCCAAGGAAAAACAGTCCAAGTATTAAGGTCAGGATAAAGATACATGTCTGATTCATTAATACGTACAAAACCTTCAATTGAAGAGCCATCAAACATCGCTTTGTTTGAAAGTACTTTGTCTAATTGTTCGTCAGTAGCTGGGATTTCAACATTTTTCATGGTTCCCAAGATATCCGTAAACATTAAACGAAGGAAAGTAACATTCTTTTCTTTAACTTCACGACGGATGTCTGCTGCTGTGATTGCCATAACGGCCTCCTTTTAAAAATTAAATTCCACGTTACGTATTTACATACGTAAACCACCAAGATGTTGCGTTGGGCTCGAAAAGCGACCCTGATTTCGGAGTTCGTCATGTAAGATACGTCGAACATCCGCATCTGTCAAAGCTTTTTGCTTTTTCAGAGCACGATCTTTACGATCAGCATACTCTCTCTTGATAGCCGCGATATTTAATCCTTCATCTAAGAAATCCTTAATTTCCAGTAAAACATCCATATCATTCAGCGAGTAAAGACGTCGATTTCCAGAACTACGATCTGGCGTCAATAAACCTTGGTCTTCATAATAACGAATTTGACGAGCCGTTAAATCCGTCAATTTCATTACAGTTCCAATAGGAAAAACCGCCATTGATCGTCGAAGCTCTTTTTCTTTCATGACTTTCCTCCTTTCATTGTCTATTATATTCTGAAAATTTATAGCTGTCAAGCCTATATGTCATATTTCCTGACATAAACTCTAAACTTTACTTTTTGTAAAAAATTTTCGTACTCTATCGATATCTGAATTAACAGAAATAGCAATAAAAACCCCTACAAAAGTTTCAAAAACTCTAGCACAAACATAAAGAATTGTTTCATCTTTGGGAATAGAAAGCGTAATAATAAGCAAAGCTGCAACACCACCAATAATTCCCGTCTTATTACTCATGGCCACATTAGTCATAATGGTTAACATGGTAAATATTGGAACAAAAACAACTGTAACCCAATACTGAAAGTGAAATAGATTATTGATGAGAAAAAATAGCAGTGAATAAACCCCGCCAATACTATTACCAACTATACGTGACGTCCCAAAATGGATGCTTTTATCAAAATCCTCACGTAAACTAAAAACAGCCGTTAAAGCACCAATTTGAAGGCCCTTCCAGCCAAGTATATCAAAAAGTAAAAGCACTAAAAAAACAGCTAAACCCGATTTAAAAGTCCGCATACCCAATGTAAATTTTTGGAGATCAAAATGATATTTTTTCATACTTTTATTGTAACATGATTAGAAAAAAAGAAGCTAATTGAAAACTACCTTATAATAATGTCTCAGTCTTATTTAATTTCATTGAGGCTGATATCATACACATAAAAGACGCATTATAGCCTTTCCCCAACCTTCTCAATAAAGAGGATTATTACCAGTCAATGCAGCCAAACCTGAAAGTATCCTTCCCTTGTCTCCACTGATTTTCTGAGCTCACCTTATTTGGCAAAAAATCTACTGTATGCACTAGAAAAGAGTTGCGTTCACAACTCTTTTCATCACAATATCTTCATTCTCACAAAAAGGTGGACAAATCCACCCCTTTGCTATCATTACGATTTCGCACTTTTTTACAAAATCAGGATTGAGACTTACAGGCGTACATCTTATTTTTCCGTGAGTGCAGCGAGGCCTGGGAGTACCTTTCCTTCAAGCAATTCCATGCTTGCACCTCCACCCGTACTAATCCATGAGAATTTATCTGCGCGGCCAAGGTTGATGGCTGCAGCAGCTGAGTCACCACCACCGATGATTGATTTAACACCTGGTTGTTTGACGATAGCATCCATCACACCGATTGTCCCAGCTTGGAAATCAGGATTTTCAAAGACACCCATAGGACCATTCCAAACAACTGTCTTAGCACCTGTTAATTCATCATCAAATTTAGCAATTGATTTTGGACCGATATCAAGACCAAGGAAACCTGGATCAACAGCCGCACCTTCAGTATCTTTAACTTCAGTGTAGTCAGCAAAAGCATTAGCTTCTTTTGAGTCAACTGGTAAGATTAATTTCCCATTTGCTTTAGCCAAAAGATCTTTAGCAATGTCAAGTTTGTCTTCTTCAACAAGTGAATCACCAATTTCGATACCTTGTGCCTTGAGGAAAGTATAAGTCATACCACCACCAATAAGGACTTTATCAGCTTTTTTAAGAAGATTTTCAATAACACCAATCTTATCTGAAACTTTTGAACCACCAAGGATAGCGATAAATGGGCGAACAGGATTGTCAACAGCTTCTTGAATGTAAGCAATTTCGTTTTCAAGAAGAAAGCCAGCAACTGCTTTGTCCACATTAGCTGAAATACCA
This region of Streptococcus mutans genomic DNA includes:
- the glnA gene encoding type I glutamate--ammonia ligase encodes the protein MAITAADIRREVKEKNVTFLRLMFTDILGTMKNVEIPATDEQLDKVLSNKAMFDGSSIEGFVRINESDMYLYPDLNTWTVFPWGDENGAVAGLICDIYTAEGEPFAGDPRGNLKKALRHMESLGYKSFNLGPEPEFFLFKMDEFGNPTTEVNDKGGYFDLAPTDLADNTRREIVNVLTKMGFEVEASHHEVAIGQHEIDFKYADVLTACDKIQLFKLVVKTIARKHGLYATFMAKPKFGINGSGMHCNMSLFGSDGKNAFFDPQDPKGMQLSEVAYQFLGGLVKHAYSYTAIMNPTVNSYKRLVPGYEAPVYIAWAGRNRSPLIRVPASRGVSTRLELRSVDPTANPYLALAVLLESGLDGIENKIEAPAPVESNIYVMTVEERKEAGIADLPSTLHNALKALQEDEVVKAALGNHIYTSFLEAKRIEWSSYAAFVSQWEVDNYLDLY
- a CDS encoding MerR family transcriptional regulator; the encoded protein is MKEKELRRSMAVFPIGTVMKLTDLTARQIRYYEDQGLLTPDRSSGNRRLYSLNDMDVLLEIKDFLDEGLNIAAIKREYADRKDRALKKQKALTDADVRRILHDELRNQGRFSSPTQHLGGLRM
- a CDS encoding FUSC family protein, with protein sequence MKKYHFDLQKFTLGMRTFKSGLAVFLVLLLFDILGWKGLQIGALTAVFSLREDFDKSIHFGTSRIVGNSIGGVYSLLFFLINNLFHFQYWVTVVFVPIFTMLTIMTNVAMSNKTGIIGGVAALLIITLSIPKDETILYVCARVFETFVGVFIAISVNSDIDRVRKFFTKSKV
- a CDS encoding phosphoglycerate kinase; amino-acid sequence: MAKLTVKDVDLKGKKVLVRVDFNVPVKDGVITNDNRITAALPTIKYIIEHGGRAVLFSHLGRVKEEADKKGKSLAPVAADLAKKLGQEVVFPGVTRGEQLEAAINALKNGEVLLVENTRFEDVDGKKESKNDPDLGKYWASLGDGIFVNDAFGTAHRAHASNVGISANVDKAVAGFLLENEIAYIQEAVDNPVRPFIAILGGSKVSDKIGVIENLLKKADKVLIGGGMTYTFLKAQGIEIGDSLVEEDKLDIAKDLLAKANGKLILPVDSKEANAFADYTEVKDTEGAAVDPGFLGLDIGPKSIAKFDDELTGAKTVVWNGPMGVFENPDFQAGTIGVMDAIVKQPGVKSIIGGGDSAAAAINLGRADKFSWISTGGGASMELLEGKVLPGLAALTEK